Proteins encoded by one window of Cyclobacteriaceae bacterium:
- a CDS encoding LysR substrate-binding domain-containing protein produces the protein MTLTQLEYVVALDTYRHFLLASEKCFVTQPTLSMQIQKLEDELGVKLFDRTKQPVIPTEIGASIIAQARVVLREAGMIRQLISDQKDALTGELRIGIIPTLAPYLLPPLYKEMREKYPQLNLVIKETITEEVIHELKNNRLDCGLVVTPLKDPSIKEDVLFYEELFVYVSKKNALIDKKYVLPNDIDPNQLWLLEEGHCFRSQVLNLCELRKRGDFHVRYETGNIETLKRMVDKSDGITILPELAVMEFSKPQLKLVKRLKEPSPAREVSLVTHRDYIKSKLIKTLKEEILNIVPKPMQKLQSKKVVEINY, from the coding sequence ATGACTTTAACTCAACTTGAATACGTGGTCGCGTTGGATACGTACCGGCATTTTCTGCTGGCATCTGAAAAATGCTTTGTGACTCAGCCTACATTAAGCATGCAGATTCAAAAATTGGAAGATGAGCTTGGTGTGAAACTATTTGATCGCACGAAGCAGCCTGTTATTCCAACGGAGATTGGAGCGAGTATTATTGCGCAGGCCAGGGTGGTATTGCGAGAGGCTGGCATGATTCGGCAATTGATTAGCGATCAGAAAGATGCACTTACCGGTGAGTTGCGCATCGGGATTATACCTACGCTTGCACCATACTTGTTGCCTCCATTATATAAAGAAATGCGGGAGAAGTATCCGCAGCTTAACCTGGTGATTAAGGAAACGATAACCGAAGAAGTGATTCACGAATTAAAAAACAACAGACTGGATTGTGGATTGGTGGTAACTCCATTGAAAGACCCCTCCATAAAAGAAGACGTCTTGTTTTATGAGGAGCTGTTTGTGTACGTTTCAAAGAAAAATGCGTTAATCGACAAGAAGTACGTGCTGCCCAACGACATTGATCCGAATCAACTGTGGCTGTTGGAGGAAGGGCATTGCTTTCGCTCACAAGTGCTGAACTTGTGTGAATTGCGGAAGCGAGGCGACTTTCATGTGAGGTATGAAACCGGTAACATTGAAACCCTTAAGCGCATGGTAGATAAAAGTGATGGCATAACCATTCTTCCCGAACTGGCCGTAATGGAATTCAGCAAACCCCAACTCAAACTTGTCAAGCGATTAAAGGAGCCAAGTCCGGCACGTGAGGTAAGCCTGGTAACTCACCGCGACTACATCAAGAGCAAACTGATCAAAACCTTGAAAGAAGAAATTCTAAACATTGTGCCCAAGCCTATGCAGAAGTTGCAGAGTAAGAAGGTGGTGGAGATAAATTATTAA
- a CDS encoding PAS domain S-box protein, translating to MHQETSNPFVSKVLLRQSIGSVRLVIALFTVTAAITKLLYDRFLPDLKDLDGIRWAIIALGCVFFVITFFRYKRGTIIAWFSFFLYMCTLFYVIAFVVINKFDPNAVTILILVVGASSIIINSLFYYGIQCFIILLAAQVAYAGFDLGSENLIAFFNLMLALGVFGIVITVRLKLLSGIKHSHAHLEKLNVMSIVANKAGEIVFVSPSVRSVLGYEPGELVKDGWWRSQNLRDGWISRDYILHYPNILTKEIVSMETSIINKDGKKLWFNWSNSMLPNGNYMGIALDITRYKNV from the coding sequence ATGCATCAAGAGACAAGCAACCCATTTGTCAGTAAAGTATTGTTGCGCCAGTCCATTGGCTCCGTACGATTGGTTATCGCCCTATTTACTGTTACCGCGGCCATAACCAAGCTATTGTATGACCGTTTTTTGCCGGACCTGAAAGACCTTGATGGTATACGCTGGGCGATCATTGCGCTGGGATGTGTATTTTTCGTTATAACGTTTTTCCGATACAAGCGTGGTACCATCATCGCGTGGTTTTCGTTCTTCCTATACATGTGCACCCTTTTTTATGTCATTGCGTTTGTGGTCATCAATAAATTCGATCCGAACGCTGTAACCATTCTAATCCTGGTTGTGGGTGCCAGTTCCATTATAATTAATAGTTTATTCTATTATGGAATCCAGTGTTTTATTATTCTGCTGGCAGCCCAGGTTGCCTATGCCGGATTTGATTTGGGCAGCGAAAACCTGATCGCCTTCTTCAATCTAATGCTTGCGCTTGGTGTTTTCGGAATTGTAATCACGGTACGCTTAAAGCTCCTATCTGGAATCAAGCACTCTCACGCTCACCTGGAAAAACTTAATGTTATGTCGATTGTAGCCAATAAGGCTGGTGAAATTGTGTTCGTAAGTCCTTCGGTGCGTAGCGTGCTTGGCTACGAACCGGGCGAGTTGGTAAAAGATGGGTGGTGGCGTTCACAGAATCTGCGAGATGGATGGATCAGTCGGGATTATATTTTGCACTACCCAAATATTCTAACAAAAGAAATCGTATCCATGGAAACAAGCATTATAAATAAAGATGGAAAGAAGCTGTGGTTCAATTGGTCGAACTCGATGTTGCCCAACGGTAACTATATGGGTATTGCTTTGGATATTACACGGTATAAGAATGTGTAG
- a CDS encoding DUF3817 domain-containing protein produces MQHQKVKTFASIALLEGISYVLLLGIAMPLKYFFDFPVAVTVVGWAHGVLFMLYALWLVLCWKEYAWSFSRVAGYFIASLLPIVPFVVERRLKKEYALV; encoded by the coding sequence ATGCAGCATCAAAAAGTTAAGACTTTTGCCTCGATAGCCTTACTGGAAGGCATTTCATATGTTTTACTGTTGGGTATTGCCATGCCTTTAAAGTATTTCTTCGATTTTCCTGTTGCCGTAACCGTTGTAGGTTGGGCGCATGGAGTTTTGTTTATGCTTTATGCCTTGTGGTTGGTGTTATGCTGGAAAGAATATGCCTGGAGCTTCAGTCGGGTGGCGGGGTATTTTATTGCCTCACTCCTGCCAATCGTGCCATTTGTGGTGGAGCGAAGATTGAAAAAGGAGTATGCATTAGTGTGA
- a CDS encoding efflux RND transporter permease subunit, whose translation MGNNSLLQTIIRRKVFVSMLFIGFTVMGYISYTKLSVELFPNVELPVLIVHVQSVSDVDPKYMERQAIVPLESAISTLEGVAEITANADSQQGMIFISFQQGVNIKYAYLKLEQKVGAIKSSLMPEFLVNIIKVDTEEFLNGFMDLQVLGSGGVDRIRNIADQYIKDRLSDVDGVGGVEVFGGRQKTVEIIMHAAICEANGITPNTISNALSRNSNKSAFAGQVEMDGQKVFVNVTAELKDIKNIQNLVILEKGPLLLSDVADVHFGVKEQTSLSRVNGKDAVSLRISKDPQANLIALSERTLEAIEAINKDLEPMDVQIIVENNQAEMMSRNIDQIQNLAVTGGLLAIFVLWVFLRRLKFILSIALAIPISVFTAFNFFYAYNISINSLTLIGMALAIGMLMDNSVVVIENIYRHVINKEDREQAVVKGTNEVMRSIIAATLTTVTVFLPFIFSTNFLITLIGTHIGVSIISTLLVSLVVALVLIPMLADSAIRKKDQEGDPLIKNASIRQRMIQIYVVFLKSCFRRPMFTVIGGLVLFFVTIGLSLLVSMSGPSEVETPDMNLFVTMPQGSTLETTDSKIKKIEEKVMEIPVVDKVISQVSENEGVITVKLVEGFKYLDTISVADVRSRLSGFSKLFDDVNISLDQPPSQNTQQSSAGNSAQDDFQRMLGIGTASERIVIKGQDFELMKTIAQDINTMVSSLQSVSQSSVNLSPERPEAHMAFDQKRMSENHITLQNIATALNDFQPSFTSGSNFISGGEEYEITIRTQNQVDTKAKEMRDLREMKVRSTTGAVYAFSDIGTALYSSGESTITRTNQEKRIQITYSFIDEVLKSNSLQEASRLEIDQIVAGVNIPSGIVVDVIHDEGLYDDFIFFIFVAIVIIFMILAAVFESVYLPIVIMFSIPLAGTGALLGLTLTGNSMLSTNTLIGFLILLGVVVNNGIILIDYSRILRREGYTKYRALIMSGISRLRPILITSITTIIAMLPLALGEAEYVISIGQPFAVTVMGGLAFATILTLFYIPTMSAGLESVLDWFRNLKPGIKATQIVLMIVAGVFISLQIDGLIWQMMAYIGAIILIPGGTHFIMSSLRQANAKMVAPGEAMHIEIQNLTKVYGRDKRWIREWKGNKSLFDARGEEPVTISKVLQDLIWQSALISFLIYFIYFHLDKAFWQLVFMIALHALLLSIFNTVKHLLPAYQKLIKGTNALLYWGFPVLSAIYLYSDVQIKAFGVILIFLWFVGLFLVWVSKRLKENPVDIHEINGRFKKIRRLYYTLLHSIPYVKPRKVEFKALKGASLTIEQGMFGLLGPNGAGKTTLMRILCGILDQSYGKIWINGHDTTLRREELQGLIGYLPQAFGTYENMTPYEFLDYQAILRKISNAAERKARVQYVLKAVHMDEHQHKKIGSFSGGMKQRIGIAQILLHLPKILVVDEPTAGLDPLERIRFRNLLVELSRERIVVFSTHIIEDIASSCNKLAVLITGNIEYIGSPTTMAELAHEKVWEFHLTPNEFEAEKENYLIVHHMREGDRIRVKCLSEERPRFDAISVRANLEDAYLWLMKSKSKTKYEELPAAVV comes from the coding sequence ATGGGTAATAACAGTCTGCTACAAACAATCATCCGAAGAAAAGTCTTCGTTTCGATGTTGTTCATCGGCTTCACCGTGATGGGCTATATCTCCTATACCAAACTTTCTGTTGAACTGTTCCCCAATGTTGAGTTGCCGGTGCTGATCGTGCATGTACAGTCAGTATCCGATGTTGACCCAAAATATATGGAGCGCCAGGCCATCGTGCCGCTGGAAAGTGCGATCAGTACCCTGGAAGGTGTTGCAGAAATTACCGCGAATGCCGATAGTCAACAGGGAATGATATTCATCTCGTTTCAACAGGGCGTAAACATCAAATATGCTTACCTCAAGCTTGAGCAGAAAGTGGGCGCCATCAAGTCGAGCCTCATGCCTGAATTTCTTGTGAACATCATTAAAGTTGACACAGAGGAGTTTTTGAATGGGTTTATGGATTTGCAGGTTCTTGGTAGCGGTGGTGTAGATCGCATAAGAAACATTGCCGACCAATACATAAAGGATCGGCTAAGCGATGTAGATGGTGTTGGCGGAGTAGAAGTTTTTGGCGGTCGGCAGAAGACGGTGGAGATCATCATGCATGCTGCCATCTGTGAAGCAAACGGAATTACGCCCAATACCATCAGCAATGCCCTTTCCCGTAACTCCAACAAAAGTGCTTTTGCAGGACAAGTAGAAATGGATGGACAGAAAGTTTTTGTTAATGTAACTGCGGAGCTGAAAGACATCAAGAACATTCAAAACCTGGTGATTTTAGAGAAGGGGCCATTGCTTTTAAGTGATGTGGCAGACGTACACTTTGGTGTTAAGGAACAAACATCATTAAGCCGTGTCAACGGTAAAGATGCCGTTTCGCTTCGGATATCGAAAGACCCACAAGCCAACCTGATTGCACTATCAGAAAGGACACTTGAAGCTATCGAGGCGATCAATAAAGATCTCGAGCCGATGGATGTACAGATCATCGTTGAGAATAATCAGGCGGAGATGATGTCCAGAAATATTGATCAAATCCAAAACCTGGCCGTAACGGGAGGGCTCCTGGCGATTTTTGTACTCTGGGTGTTTCTCCGCAGGTTAAAATTCATTTTGAGCATAGCGCTTGCCATTCCGATATCTGTTTTTACTGCGTTCAATTTCTTCTATGCGTACAACATTTCCATCAATAGCCTTACACTCATTGGAATGGCCTTAGCCATCGGCATGCTGATGGACAACAGTGTGGTTGTGATTGAAAATATTTATCGTCACGTTATAAACAAAGAAGATCGCGAGCAAGCCGTAGTGAAAGGAACCAATGAAGTGATGCGCTCAATTATAGCAGCAACGCTCACGACAGTGACAGTTTTTCTACCTTTTATCTTTTCTACAAATTTTCTCATCACGCTTATTGGTACGCATATTGGAGTATCCATCATATCAACGCTGCTGGTTTCATTGGTGGTAGCTTTGGTGCTGATTCCGATGTTGGCTGATTCTGCCATTCGAAAAAAAGATCAGGAAGGAGATCCGCTGATCAAGAATGCATCAATTCGTCAACGAATGATTCAAATTTATGTGGTGTTCTTGAAGTCGTGTTTCAGAAGGCCCATGTTTACGGTTATCGGAGGACTGGTTTTATTCTTTGTCACCATCGGACTCAGTCTCCTGGTCAGCATGTCGGGCCCGAGTGAAGTTGAAACTCCGGACATGAATCTGTTTGTCACCATGCCACAGGGCAGCACACTTGAAACTACCGATTCTAAAATCAAAAAGATTGAAGAAAAGGTAATGGAGATACCGGTAGTTGACAAGGTGATCAGTCAGGTTTCTGAAAACGAAGGAGTGATCACAGTCAAACTGGTGGAAGGATTTAAATATCTTGATACCATTTCGGTAGCGGATGTCCGAAGCAGGCTTTCAGGTTTTTCAAAGCTTTTCGATGATGTGAACATCTCACTGGATCAGCCACCGAGCCAAAATACCCAACAAAGTAGTGCAGGAAATTCTGCGCAGGATGATTTTCAACGGATGCTGGGCATTGGCACGGCCTCGGAGCGTATTGTCATCAAAGGACAAGACTTTGAGTTGATGAAAACAATCGCGCAGGACATCAATACCATGGTGAGCAGTCTGCAATCCGTTTCGCAAAGTTCGGTAAACCTTAGTCCGGAGCGCCCCGAAGCGCACATGGCATTCGACCAGAAACGAATGAGTGAGAATCACATTACACTGCAAAATATAGCCACTGCTTTAAACGATTTTCAGCCTTCGTTTACCTCAGGCTCTAACTTTATCAGTGGTGGTGAAGAATATGAAATTACCATCCGCACCCAAAATCAGGTGGATACCAAGGCAAAGGAAATGCGTGATTTGCGCGAGATGAAAGTCCGCAGTACAACAGGTGCGGTATACGCGTTTTCCGATATTGGTACAGCGCTCTATTCATCTGGAGAAAGTACCATCACCCGAACGAATCAGGAAAAGCGCATTCAAATTACCTATAGTTTTATTGACGAAGTTTTAAAATCAAATTCACTACAAGAAGCTTCCCGCCTGGAGATCGATCAAATTGTAGCAGGTGTTAACATTCCGTCAGGTATTGTGGTGGATGTTATTCATGATGAAGGTTTGTACGATGATTTTATCTTTTTCATTTTTGTGGCCATCGTGATCATCTTCATGATTCTTGCGGCCGTGTTCGAGTCAGTATACCTACCAATTGTGATCATGTTTTCAATTCCGTTGGCTGGTACCGGAGCACTTCTGGGCTTAACACTCACCGGTAACTCCATGCTGAGTACAAACACATTAATCGGTTTTTTGATCTTGCTTGGCGTGGTGGTGAACAACGGGATCATACTCATTGATTATTCACGCATTCTCAGAAGAGAAGGGTACACAAAATACCGTGCACTGATCATGAGCGGTATTTCACGGTTGCGACCCATTCTCATCACTTCCATCACAACCATTATTGCGATGCTTCCATTAGCCCTTGGCGAAGCAGAATATGTGATCAGCATCGGCCAACCATTTGCAGTTACCGTGATGGGTGGACTTGCCTTCGCGACTATATTGACGCTGTTCTATATCCCTACCATGAGTGCAGGATTGGAAAGTGTGCTGGACTGGTTCAGGAATTTAAAACCCGGTATTAAGGCCACACAGATTGTGCTCATGATTGTTGCCGGAGTATTTATAAGCTTGCAAATAGACGGGCTGATCTGGCAAATGATGGCCTACATTGGTGCTATTATTTTAATCCCTGGAGGAACACACTTCATCATGTCATCCTTACGGCAGGCCAATGCTAAAATGGTGGCGCCAGGTGAAGCCATGCACATTGAAATCCAAAACCTCACTAAAGTCTATGGAAGAGACAAGCGCTGGATCAGGGAGTGGAAAGGAAATAAAAGTCTCTTTGATGCGCGAGGTGAAGAACCGGTTACGATAAGCAAGGTATTGCAAGACCTGATCTGGCAGAGCGCCTTGATCAGCTTTCTGATCTATTTTATTTACTTTCATTTAGATAAAGCGTTCTGGCAATTGGTCTTTATGATTGCGTTGCACGCGCTGTTGCTGTCAATCTTCAACACCGTTAAGCATCTGCTACCTGCTTATCAAAAACTGATAAAGGGCACCAACGCATTGCTTTACTGGGGATTTCCGGTGCTTAGTGCAATCTATCTGTATAGCGATGTTCAGATCAAAGCCTTTGGGGTTATACTCATCTTCTTGTGGTTTGTCGGACTTTTCCTCGTATGGGTCTCAAAACGACTGAAGGAAAATCCTGTAGATATTCATGAGATCAACGGACGGTTTAAGAAAATTCGAAGATTGTATTATACACTACTACACTCGATTCCGTATGTCAAACCCAGGAAAGTTGAATTCAAAGCACTCAAAGGAGCAAGTTTAACGATTGAGCAAGGCATGTTCGGATTATTAGGACCCAATGGTGCGGGCAAGACTACACTCATGCGTATACTCTGTGGCATTTTGGATCAGAGCTACGGTAAGATTTGGATCAATGGCCATGATACCACCTTGCGAAGAGAAGAACTGCAAGGACTCATCGGCTACCTTCCCCAGGCCTTTGGCACGTATGAAAACATGACACCATATGAGTTTCTGGATTACCAGGCCATCTTGCGAAAAATTTCCAATGCCGCAGAAAGAAAAGCCAGGGTGCAATACGTATTGAAAGCCGTTCACATGGATGAGCATCAGCATAAGAAGATCGGCTCTTTCTCCGGAGGCATGAAACAACGAATCGGTATTGCGCAGATTTTACTTCACCTACCAAAGATATTAGTAGTAGATGAACCCACTGCAGGCCTTGATCCGCTGGAGCGTATTCGATTTCGTAACCTGCTGGTAGAGCTTAGTCGTGAACGGATCGTAGTGTTCTCCACACACATCATTGAAGATATTGCCAGCAGCTGTAACAAGTTGGCGGTTCTTATCACCGGAAATATCGAATATATCGGTAGTCCGACCACCATGGCTGAACTGGCCCATGAGAAAGTATGGGAGTTCCATTTAACGCCTAATGAGTTTGAGGCAGAAAAAGAAAACTACCTGATTGTGCACCACATGCGCGAGGGTGACCGTATACGTGTAAAGTGTTTATCTGAAGAGCGACCCCGATTCGATGCCATTTCAGTACGCGCCAATCTGGAGGATGCCTATTTATGGTTGATGAAGAGTAAATCCAAAACAAAATATGAAGAGCTACCTGCTGCTGTTGTATAA
- a CDS encoding efflux RND transporter permease subunit: protein MKKIVYLAVSYPVSILMMVLAVLLLGFISFGKLGIELVPDLKNPTLFVELKVGIKPPSEVEKQFIESIESIAIRQSGAVEVSSISQTGYGRVTVQYDWSKDMDEAFLDLQKSLSSFSLNDEIDEFVISQFDPNAAPIMIIGIFNPASNDTDALRRVAENNFRNEFIKLPGIAEVRLSGEQDKEVVLETDPAVLASVGLTVNDLVAKIQNYNRSVSGGFIEELGRKYVIKGLGIIEKPEDLGDLVVGYTSRQNTTANAETLPSTPATTTTPTSTNVSLSDQVPVLLREVATIKILDKEATSIVRVNQKRSIGLSIYKETNYNTVNAVNELMTSLEQLKKTVPGYEFVIIQNQGRFIQGAIDEVKESGLYGAFFAVIVLFLFLRRIGSTLIISIVIPISIIATFNLMYFNGLTLNVMTLGGLALSAGMLVDIAIVVVENIFRKREEGLSVIDAAIEGTSEVSGAITASTLTCIVVFLPIVYLQGPSGELFKDQAWTVAFSQIASLFVAILVIPMLFAQFFRKDKVFAKERKVFSDEKHIRFKRYRSVLEKVLNYKGAWITASFVMIVAAALLLPYIGSEYMPQSDTRAISVDVTLPNGTPLSRTSSTIHQVESQLQQLFEGQLDKIYSHIGPQQSQSGITNENVYNENKATVKLIFREDIELDIAPVTSKLSAYFEALPGIEARFSNDESALYSVMGEDEMPLVVEVSGTDFGKLKPLSDSILLVMAAHEHVYDPVSNLEEGVPQIHVDVDKYRAGILNLSIDDVIVQIKDQLEGKNAGTIERGGEMQDIKIKVPEVSLAGLGNIKIKSGQREFPLSEIASVNVEYASNSIHRRNQTRTVSVGARVNPEEPYDKVVKSIQHSLSKLSVPPQYKIKVAGQEIRRQESVENLTFALILSIILVYMVLASQFESLLHPFTILLTIPFAVVGAILAFFILGMPLNMMGYIGIILLGGIAVNNSIMIVDCINQNKESGMSLREAILDAAERRLRPIMMTTLSTILGLLPLTLGFGESAALRSPIAIAVIGGMVTSTLLTLIIIPCYYESIENIVSWISRKKEVKIKVSHG from the coding sequence GTGAAAAAGATAGTCTACCTGGCCGTCTCCTACCCCGTGTCGATCCTGATGATGGTATTGGCTGTTCTTTTGTTGGGGTTTATATCGTTTGGAAAACTCGGCATTGAGTTAGTACCTGATCTGAAAAATCCTACGTTGTTTGTTGAACTCAAGGTGGGGATTAAGCCTCCATCTGAAGTTGAAAAGCAATTCATTGAATCGATCGAATCCATCGCAATCAGGCAAAGTGGAGCAGTTGAAGTAAGCTCCATTAGCCAAACGGGTTATGGCCGCGTTACCGTGCAGTATGATTGGAGCAAGGATATGGATGAAGCCTTTCTAGATCTTCAAAAATCACTCTCTTCATTTTCATTGAACGATGAGATCGATGAATTTGTCATCTCGCAATTTGATCCCAACGCAGCCCCTATTATGATAATAGGAATCTTTAATCCGGCTTCGAATGACACGGACGCATTGAGGCGGGTGGCAGAGAACAATTTTAGAAACGAGTTTATCAAACTTCCAGGAATTGCAGAAGTACGCCTCTCCGGTGAGCAGGATAAGGAGGTTGTATTGGAAACGGATCCTGCTGTGTTGGCCTCGGTTGGTTTAACCGTTAATGACCTGGTTGCAAAAATTCAAAACTATAACCGAAGTGTATCCGGTGGCTTTATCGAAGAGCTTGGACGGAAGTATGTGATTAAGGGGTTGGGCATTATTGAAAAGCCGGAAGACCTTGGAGACCTGGTAGTGGGCTACACGAGTCGTCAGAATACGACAGCCAATGCTGAAACACTTCCATCAACACCTGCAACAACGACAACACCCACCAGTACCAACGTGTCTTTATCTGATCAGGTGCCGGTTCTCCTTCGCGAAGTCGCTACCATTAAAATTCTGGATAAAGAAGCAACCAGTATTGTGCGCGTCAATCAGAAACGCAGTATCGGACTGTCGATTTATAAAGAGACGAACTACAACACGGTAAACGCGGTAAACGAATTGATGACCTCCCTGGAGCAGTTGAAGAAAACTGTTCCCGGTTACGAATTTGTAATCATTCAAAACCAGGGAAGATTTATTCAAGGTGCCATTGATGAGGTGAAGGAATCTGGTCTCTACGGGGCTTTTTTCGCGGTAATCGTTTTGTTTCTTTTTCTCCGAAGAATTGGTTCTACACTCATTATCAGTATTGTTATCCCGATCTCCATCATTGCCACCTTCAACCTGATGTACTTCAATGGCCTCACGTTAAATGTGATGACGTTGGGTGGATTGGCATTGAGTGCCGGAATGTTGGTAGATATTGCTATCGTAGTGGTAGAAAATATTTTCCGGAAACGCGAAGAAGGATTAAGCGTTATTGATGCAGCGATTGAAGGCACGAGCGAGGTAAGTGGAGCGATCACCGCCTCTACGCTAACCTGTATTGTTGTGTTTCTGCCAATCGTTTACCTGCAAGGCCCGTCTGGAGAACTTTTCAAAGATCAGGCGTGGACCGTTGCATTCTCTCAAATCGCATCGCTGTTTGTGGCCATCCTCGTAATACCCATGCTCTTTGCTCAGTTTTTCCGCAAAGACAAAGTGTTTGCGAAAGAGAGAAAAGTATTCTCTGATGAAAAACATATCCGATTTAAAAGGTATCGGTCAGTTTTGGAAAAAGTGTTGAACTACAAGGGTGCCTGGATAACTGCATCATTCGTCATGATTGTGGCAGCAGCCCTTCTGCTTCCCTACATAGGTAGCGAATATATGCCTCAGTCCGATACACGGGCCATTTCAGTGGACGTTACGCTGCCAAATGGTACTCCCCTCTCAAGGACTTCATCTACGATCCACCAAGTTGAAAGTCAGCTGCAACAGTTGTTTGAAGGACAGCTTGATAAAATTTATTCACACATCGGCCCACAGCAAAGTCAGTCGGGTATTACGAACGAAAATGTTTACAATGAAAATAAAGCCACGGTTAAACTCATTTTCCGGGAGGATATTGAATTGGACATAGCGCCCGTGACTTCAAAGTTGTCGGCTTATTTTGAAGCACTGCCGGGAATTGAAGCGAGATTTTCCAACGATGAAAGCGCACTGTATTCCGTAATGGGTGAGGATGAAATGCCTCTTGTTGTGGAAGTAAGCGGTACAGATTTCGGAAAACTAAAGCCTCTCTCCGATTCAATCCTGCTCGTGATGGCAGCCCATGAACATGTTTACGATCCTGTGTCAAACCTCGAAGAAGGTGTACCGCAAATTCATGTAGACGTTGATAAATACAGGGCCGGAATACTCAATTTATCGATCGATGATGTCATCGTTCAGATCAAAGATCAGTTGGAGGGCAAGAATGCCGGTACGATTGAGCGCGGTGGTGAAATGCAGGACATCAAAATAAAAGTACCTGAAGTCTCATTGGCAGGATTAGGAAACATAAAGATAAAGAGTGGTCAGCGCGAGTTTCCATTGAGTGAGATCGCCAGTGTGAACGTGGAATATGCGAGCAACTCCATTCACCGGAGAAATCAAACGAGGACGGTCTCTGTTGGGGCGCGTGTAAATCCGGAAGAACCTTACGATAAGGTAGTGAAGTCGATTCAGCATTCGCTTTCGAAGCTTTCGGTGCCGCCACAATACAAGATAAAAGTAGCCGGGCAAGAGATCAGACGCCAGGAATCGGTAGAGAACCTCACGTTTGCGCTTATCCTCTCTATTATATTAGTGTATATGGTTCTTGCCTCGCAATTCGAATCGCTGCTGCATCCTTTCACCATTTTGCTAACAATCCCCTTTGCAGTTGTTGGTGCAATCCTCGCCTTCTTCATTCTCGGAATGCCCCTGAACATGATGGGGTACATCGGAATTATTCTGTTGGGTGGTATTGCGGTTAACAACTCCATTATGATTGTGGATTGCATCAATCAGAACAAAGAGAGCGGCATGTCCCTGCGCGAAGCCATTCTGGACGCAGCCGAGCGAAGGCTCAGACCAATTATGATGACTACCCTATCGACAATCCTGGGTCTTCTCCCGTTAACGTTGGGATTCGGAGAGAGCGCAGCACTACGGTCTCCAATCGCTATTGCCGTGATTGGTGGAATGGTGACGTCAACGCTCTTGACACTCATTATCATTCCTTGCTATTACGAAAGCATTGAAAACATTGTCAGTTGGATCAGTCGTAAGAAGGAAGTGAAAATTAAAGTTTCGCATGGGTAA